A region from the Brassica napus cultivar Da-Ae chromosome C8, Da-Ae, whole genome shotgun sequence genome encodes:
- the LOC106414333 gene encoding uncharacterized protein LOC106414333: MSYSYLKLSIFLILSSLLHAALGEGIICENLPTNICAFSISASGNRCLLETANVAGEYTCRTSAVEVEGIVNHVESDECVAACGVDRKTVGISSDAMMEAGFAAKLCSPACLDYCPNILDLYFNLAAGEGAFLPDLCDAQRINPHRSMLEMLSSGAAPGPSEPNSGPVSDTSAPALAPAAM, translated from the exons atgtcttattctTACCTCAAACTGTCAATCTTTCTCAttctctcatctcttcttcatgCCGCTTTAG GGGAGGGAATCATTTGCGAGAACCTGCCCACGAATATATGCGCGTTCTCGATATCGGCTTCCGGGAATAGATGTTTGTTGGAGACAGCTAACGTTGCAGGAGAATACACTTGCCGGACTTCCGCGGTGGAGGTTGAAGGGATTGTAAACCACGTGGAGAGCGATGAGTGTGTAGCTGCTTGTGGGGTTGATCGGAAAACAGTGGGGATCTCGTCGGACGCAATGATGGAGGCAGGTTTCGCCGCTAAGCTTTGCTCTCCGGCTTGTTTGGATTATTGTCCTAACATTCTCGATCTTTATTTCAATCTCGCAGCCGGTGAAG GTGCATTTTTACCTGATCTATGTGATGCTCAGCGGATAAATCCTCACCGTTCAATGTTGGAAATGCTCAGTTCCGGTGCCGCTCCTGGGCCTTCCGAGCCTAATTCAGGTCCTGTCTCCGACACCTCAGCCCCTGCTCTAGCTCCGGCCGCTATGTAA